The following proteins come from a genomic window of Leguminivora glycinivorella isolate SPB_JAAS2020 chromosome 6, LegGlyc_1.1, whole genome shotgun sequence:
- the LOC125227101 gene encoding ER membrane protein complex subunit 4 → MSQLKTNKKFKWALDFNPKNKSQSVELPSPPGYSQSASASHTESSKDTDSNHLLIKKLWDVALGPLKQVPMNLFIMYMAGNSISIFPIMMVGMLIVRPVKSLFLTQSTFKMVEGTQAAGQKLVFIIGNIVNILLALYKCQSMGLLPTHASDWLAFEEPQTRVEHIGGGLSML, encoded by the exons ATGTCACAACTGAAGACGAACAAAAAGTTCAAGTGGGCTTTGGATTTTAACCCAAA AAATAAATCTCAGTCAGTAGAATTGCCATCTCCTCCTGGTTACAGCCAGTCAGCCAGTGCAAGTCACACAGAATCCTCAAAGGATACGGACTCAAACCATTTATTGATCAAAAAATTGTGGGATGTGGCACTGGGGCCCCTCAAGCAGGTGCCGATGAACCTGTTTATCATGTACATGGCTGGTAACTCCATATCTATATTCCCTATAATGATGGTGGGTATGTTGATTGTCCGGCCAGTAAAATCTCTGTTCCTCACACAAAGTACCTTTAAGATGGTGGAAGGGACACAAGCAGCTGGTCAAAAACTGGTGTTTATCATTGGAAACATAGTGAATATACTTCTTGCCTTGTATAAATGTCAGAGCATGGGTTTGTTGCCCACACATGCAAGTGATTGGCTAGCATTCGAGGAACCTCAGACTAGAGTTGAACATATTGGCGGGGGCCTATCAATGCTGTAA